From Carassius auratus strain Wakin unplaced genomic scaffold, ASM336829v1 scaf_tig00026204, whole genome shotgun sequence, one genomic window encodes:
- the LOC113078644 gene encoding arylamine N-acetyltransferase, pineal gland isozyme NAT-10-like, translating to MDLKEYLNKIGFTGQYDKADLDNLFTIHKLHVMNIPFENLSIHSGEKNTLDLQIIYDKIVKSNRGGWCCENNHLFSWVLKEMGYKFTTLGSKVFTLDSHLINLVEIDGKQYIADVSFGVSGQIWHPLELISGKDQPQPPGVFRLINNGMQWVLEKTSRKKLIQDKAFDNSSLIDKRLTKTLYSFTLTPRDVDHFQKMSDCLQISADSLFMLKSICSLQTATGFRALIGWTYSEVTFKEDSDLVDMKEIPDCEIEALLKDKFNVVLVNKFTPKNNNANYCI from the coding sequence ATGGACCTGAAAGAGTACTTGAACAAGATTGGGTTTACTGGCCAATATGACAAAGCCGACCTGGACAATTTGTTCACCATCCACAAGCTGCATGTTATGAATATTCCATTTGAGAACCTCAGCATCCATTCTGGCGAGAAGAACACTTTGGACCTGCAAATCATCTATGATAAAATAGTCAAGAGCAATCGGGGAGGCTGGTGTTGTGAAAACAACCACTTGTTCTCATGGGTCCTGAAGGAGATGGGTTACAAATTCACTACACTAGGCTCCAAAGTGTTCACCTTGGACTCTCATCTCATCAATCTGGTGGAGATTGATGGGAAGCAGTATATTGCAGATGTGAGCTTTGGAGTGTCGGGCCAAATCTGGCATCCCTTAGAGTTGATCTCAGGTAAAGACCAGCCACAGCCTCCAGGTGTATTCCGCCTCATAAATAATGGGATGCAGTGGGTTTTGGAGAAGACCAGCAGGAAGAAATTGATCCAAGATAAGGCCTTTGATAATTCCAGCCTCATTGATAAACGGCTCACCAAAACATTATACTCCTTCACATTAACACCCCGTGATGTAGATCATTTCCAAAAGATGTCCGATTGCCTGCAGATTAGTGCAGACTCTCTGTTCATGCTCAAATCCATTTGCTCCCTTCAGACAGCCACAGGCTTCAGAGCCCTGATTGGTTGGACGTACAGCGAGGTCACATTTAAAGAGGACTCAGACTTGGTGGACATGAAAGAAATCCCAGACTGTGAGATAGAGGCTTTACTAAAGGACAAGTTTAACGTGGTGTTAGTTAATAAATTCACACCCAAAAACAACAATGCTAATTATTGCATTTAG